In Arcobacter ellisii, a genomic segment contains:
- the rpmA gene encoding 50S ribosomal protein L27, protein MAHKKGQGSTQNNRDSAGRRLGVKKFGGEVVRAGNIIIRQRGTKVHLGQNVGMGKDHTIYSLIDGVVKFEIKDKKRKKVSVYAAS, encoded by the coding sequence ATGGCTCACAAAAAAGGTCAGGGAAGTACACAGAATAATAGAGATTCAGCTGGTAGAAGACTTGGTGTTAAAAAATTTGGTGGTGAAGTTGTAAGAGCTGGAAATATTATCATTAGACAAAGAGGTACTAAAGTACATTTAGGTCAAAATGTTGGTATGGGTAAAGATCATACAATATATTCTTTAATTGACGGTGTTGTTAAATTTGAAATTAAAGATAAAAAAAGAAAAAAAGTTTCAGTTTACGCAGCATCGTAA
- the rplU gene encoding 50S ribosomal protein L21 yields MYAIIKCGGKQYKVSEGDILDVDYTGLAAKETLEITDVLAVNNGELKTGDAVANAKVEAVVVLDGTGVNRAKKVIIYKKRRRKDSKLKRGFRKSFTKIRITKIAA; encoded by the coding sequence ATGTACGCAATTATCAAGTGTGGTGGAAAACAGTATAAAGTTTCTGAGGGAGATATCTTAGACGTAGATTATACTGGTTTAGCTGCTAAAGAAACTTTAGAAATTACTGATGTTTTAGCTGTAAACAACGGTGAGTTAAAAACTGGTGATGCAGTTGCAAACGCAAAAGTTGAAGCAGTTGTAGTATTAGATGGTACTGGTGTAAATAGAGCTAAAAAAGTAATCATTTACAAAAAAAGAAGAAGAAAAGATTCTAAATTAAAAAGAGGTTTCAGAAAAAGCTTCACAAAAATTAGAATTACTAAAATCGCTGCATAA
- a CDS encoding RidA family protein, which produces MKFIESDNLPLAIGPYSPAVKVHGMIYTSAQVPVTLDGTMIERDIKIQTRQVLSNLRTLLEDADSGLEKVVKVSVYLENIEDFGVVNVLFAEAFGDHKPARTTISVKGLPKNALIMVDAIALANDYH; this is translated from the coding sequence ATGAAATTTATTGAAAGTGATAATTTACCTTTAGCAATAGGTCCTTATTCTCCTGCTGTTAAAGTACATGGTATGATTTATACATCTGCACAAGTTCCAGTAACTTTAGATGGTACAATGATAGAAAGAGATATTAAAATTCAAACAAGACAAGTATTGTCAAATCTTAGAACACTTTTAGAAGATGCTGATAGTGGACTAGAAAAAGTTGTTAAAGTATCAGTTTATTTAGAAAATATTGAAGATTTTGGTGTAGTTAATGTTTTATTTGCAGAAGCATTTGGGGATCATAAACCTGCTCGCACAACAATTTCAGTAAAAGGGTTACCTAAAAATGCTCTAATTATGGTTGATGCAATTGCATTAGCAAATGATTACCATTAA
- the dnaG gene encoding DNA primase has product MIKKESIENLKNHLDVVDVISQFIELKKSGANFKACCPFHGESTPSFVVSPAKQIYHCFGCGAGGDSIKFVMEYEKTTYPETIEKLASMYNFTLDYENTTEKKQDIRILEEVNKYYQKLFVNNSVAKEYIKDRGISDFSIEKFEIGYAPVSLDTINFLKSNHFNLTEAIELGVIDTGTNGLYSRFIERITFPIYSINGKLVGFGGRTITGHNAKYVNSPQTKLFNKSRLLYGYHLAKEKIYKNKQIIVCEGYLDVIMLHQAGFNTAVATLGTALTLEHLPLLRRGEPKVVLAYDGDKAGLAAAFKASVMLSQSDFEGGVVIFSDGQDPADMVKGKKIEELNNIFLNPIPFIPYAIDYIISKYDINEPNQKQKALNEANDYLKSLSLLNQDEYKRYLAQKLNVRENLVKISSDKQRINDVNLSKIDIAELCIIKSILEKPKRLDAVLDIVDASMFEFHRNEFELVLTDIENPSLNSIILNEKLENYDDERLNQELLTLVYKFYTNKLTAISYDKSLDFKQKANLIRKIKDNIYQLKQGKLVSYNL; this is encoded by the coding sequence ATGATAAAAAAAGAGTCAATAGAAAATTTAAAAAATCATCTTGATGTTGTAGATGTAATTTCTCAATTTATAGAATTAAAAAAATCTGGAGCAAATTTTAAGGCTTGTTGTCCTTTTCATGGAGAAAGTACTCCATCTTTTGTAGTTAGTCCAGCAAAACAAATATATCACTGTTTTGGATGTGGGGCAGGTGGTGACTCTATAAAATTTGTAATGGAATATGAAAAAACAACATATCCAGAAACAATAGAAAAATTAGCTTCGATGTATAATTTTACATTGGATTATGAAAATACAACTGAAAAAAAACAAGATATAAGAATCTTAGAAGAAGTTAATAAATATTATCAAAAGCTTTTTGTAAATAATTCTGTAGCAAAAGAGTATATAAAAGATAGAGGAATTTCTGATTTTTCTATAGAAAAATTTGAAATAGGATATGCTCCTGTTTCTCTTGATACAATAAATTTTTTAAAATCAAATCATTTTAATTTAACAGAAGCCATAGAATTAGGTGTTATTGATACTGGAACAAATGGTTTATATTCAAGATTTATAGAAAGAATTACTTTTCCCATTTATTCAATAAATGGAAAACTAGTAGGTTTTGGTGGAAGAACAATAACTGGACATAATGCAAAATATGTAAATTCCCCTCAAACTAAACTTTTTAATAAATCAAGACTTTTATATGGTTATCATTTAGCAAAAGAGAAAATTTATAAAAATAAACAAATAATTGTTTGTGAAGGTTACTTAGATGTAATAATGCTTCATCAAGCAGGATTTAATACAGCAGTTGCAACACTTGGAACTGCCCTTACTCTTGAGCATTTACCACTTCTAAGACGAGGTGAACCAAAAGTAGTACTTGCATATGATGGTGATAAAGCTGGACTTGCAGCTGCTTTTAAAGCTTCAGTAATGCTTAGTCAAAGTGATTTTGAAGGTGGAGTTGTAATTTTTAGTGATGGACAAGACCCTGCTGATATGGTAAAAGGTAAAAAAATTGAAGAATTAAATAATATTTTTTTAAATCCAATTCCTTTTATTCCTTATGCAATTGATTATATTATTTCAAAGTACGATATAAATGAACCTAATCAAAAACAAAAAGCTTTAAATGAAGCAAATGATTATTTAAAAAGTTTAAGTTTATTAAATCAAGATGAATATAAAAGATATCTAGCTCAAAAATTAAATGTAAGAGAGAATTTAGTAAAAATTAGTTCAGATAAACAAAGAATTAATGATGTTAATTTATCAAAAATTGATATTGCAGAACTTTGTATTATAAAATCAATTCTTGAAAAACCAAAAAGGTTAGATGCTGTTTTAGATATAGTAGATGCTTCAATGTTTGAATTTCATAGAAATGAATTTGAATTAGTTTTAACAGATATAGAAAATCCATCTTTAAATTCAATTATTTTAAATGAAAAACTTGAAAATTATGATGATGAAAGACTTAATCAAGAACTTCTTACATTAGTATATAAATTTTATACAAATAAATTAACAGCAATTTCATATGATAAAAGTCTGGATTTTAAACAAAAAGCAAATTTAATTAGAAAAATTAAAGATAATATTTATCAATTAAAACAAGGAAAACTTGTAAGTTATAATCTATAA
- a CDS encoding tetratricopeptide repeat protein, whose translation MDNIVLEYRDPLLGIIIIVALIFIISFITYSYGIYKERNARKDYRKLSLRFELGKLKEEDYVHLYKTYNLPFDSILLLASSFLHKGDYNKAISVYLTLLEHVNDRVKKEELLELLGTTYFKGGFLQRSKEIFLRILKFSPHNKNALKYLLLVSEKLKDFKKAKEIASCLEELDIDMKIDKIYLDALIILNDSILSFERRTELLYEIFKEHKIIERIFVSFLIQFNKPFFWEHIKEFDCSKFIDIMWYLNFDDIDFNKVLDNSFLLEVYNAKGHLKNLEHSHDFDLDILMLINRHEHKINATLDFEFICSSCKHSHPVFDTRCPHCHNILTFNVKHHLTKSFYEPYQSLQ comes from the coding sequence GTGGATAATATAGTTTTAGAGTATAGAGACCCTCTACTTGGAATAATAATTATTGTTGCTCTAATTTTTATAATATCTTTTATAACATACTCTTACGGTATTTATAAAGAGAGAAATGCAAGAAAAGATTATAGAAAACTCTCTTTAAGATTTGAGCTTGGAAAATTAAAAGAAGAAGATTATGTACATTTATATAAAACTTATAATCTTCCTTTTGACTCTATTTTACTTTTAGCTTCATCTTTTTTACATAAAGGTGATTATAATAAAGCCATTTCTGTTTATTTGACTCTACTTGAACATGTAAATGATAGAGTAAAAAAAGAGGAGTTATTAGAACTTTTAGGAACAACTTACTTTAAAGGTGGTTTTTTACAAAGGTCAAAAGAGATATTTTTAAGAATTCTAAAATTCTCTCCACATAACAAAAATGCTTTAAAATATCTATTACTTGTAAGTGAAAAACTAAAAGACTTTAAAAAAGCAAAAGAGATTGCCTCTTGTTTAGAAGAGTTAGATATAGATATGAAAATCGATAAAATATATCTTGATGCTTTAATAATTTTAAATGATTCAATTTTATCATTTGAAAGAAGAACTGAACTTCTATATGAAATTTTTAAAGAACACAAAATCATTGAAAGAATATTTGTAAGTTTTCTAATTCAATTTAACAAACCATTTTTTTGGGAACATATAAAAGAGTTCGATTGTTCAAAATTTATTGATATTATGTGGTACTTAAACTTTGATGATATAGATTTTAATAAAGTTCTTGATAACTCTTTTTTATTGGAAGTTTATAACGCAAAAGGTCATTTAAAAAATTTAGAACATAGTCATGATTTTGATTTAGATATTTTGATGCTTATAAATAGACATGAACATAAAATTAATGCAACATTAGATTTTGAATTTATTTGTAGTTCATGTAAACACTCTCATCCTGTTTTTGATACAAGATGTCCACATTGTCATAATATACTAACATTTAATGTAAAACATCATTTAACAAAATCTTTTTATGAACCATATCAATCTTTACAATAA
- the rnc gene encoding ribonuclease III, which produces MSDYSKLEKCLDYQFKNKNLIIEALTHKSYKKPYNNERLEFLGDAVLNLIVGEYLYLKFPKSNEGELSKIRASLVNETGFTRLANEIRLGDYIFISTAEERNKGRTKASILSDAFEAIMGAIYLESGLNTLKPIILRLLEKSYDKINLDVLFSDYKTALQEITQAKFASIPEYKIEGSYGPDHKKEFEVSIWIDGTNYGYASGKSKKLAQQAAAKIAIEKLKGE; this is translated from the coding sequence ATGAGTGATTATTCGAAATTGGAAAAGTGTTTGGATTATCAGTTTAAAAATAAAAATCTGATAATCGAAGCACTTACCCATAAAAGTTACAAAAAACCTTACAATAATGAACGTTTAGAGTTTTTAGGTGATGCTGTTTTAAATCTAATTGTTGGAGAATATTTATATTTAAAATTCCCAAAATCAAATGAAGGTGAATTATCTAAGATTAGAGCTTCTTTAGTAAATGAAACAGGTTTTACAAGACTTGCAAATGAAATAAGATTAGGTGATTATATTTTTATTTCAACAGCTGAAGAAAGAAACAAAGGAAGAACAAAAGCTTCTATTTTATCAGATGCCTTTGAAGCAATTATGGGTGCAATTTATTTAGAATCAGGACTTAATACTTTAAAACCTATTATTTTAAGATTATTAGAAAAATCTTATGACAAAATTAATCTTGATGTATTATTTAGTGATTATAAAACAGCTCTTCAAGAGATAACTCAAGCTAAATTTGCTTCAATTCCAGAATATAAAATCGAAGGTTCTTATGGACCAGACCACAAAAAAGAGTTTGAAGTATCAATTTGGATTGATGGAACAAATTATGGTTATGCAAGTGGGAAAAGTAAAAAACTAGCTCAACAAGCAGCAGCAAAAATTGCTATAGAAAAACTAAAAGGAGAATAA
- the aroC gene encoding chorismate synthase produces the protein MNTFGHRFRFTTFGESHGKALGCIVDGVPAGIKIDEEFIQSEMDRRKPGQNKFATARKEGDVVEILSGVFEGITTGTPISMVIFNENQKSSDYSNVKDLFRPGHADFTYFNKYGTRDYRGGGRSSARETAARVAAGAIAKLLLKELNIDIKSGICEIDGIQASTFDFENVSNSEIFALDKNVEEAQKNAILEAKNSHNSVGGVALINVTNPPIGLGEPLYFKLDSQIANAMMGINAVKAVEIGDGALSSRVKGYDNNDQIRKSGFKTNHSGGILGGISNGDDINVKVYFKATPSIFIEQETIDIYDNEVECKLKGRHDPCVAVRGSVVAESMMALVLADMVLLNMSSKMENVKKVYNK, from the coding sequence ATGAATACATTTGGTCATAGATTTAGGTTTACAACTTTTGGTGAATCTCATGGAAAAGCTCTTGGATGTATTGTTGATGGAGTTCCAGCTGGAATAAAAATAGATGAAGAGTTTATCCAAAGCGAAATGGATAGAAGAAAACCTGGTCAAAATAAATTTGCAACAGCTAGAAAAGAAGGTGATGTTGTAGAAATTTTAAGTGGTGTTTTTGAAGGAATAACAACTGGAACTCCAATCTCTATGGTAATTTTTAATGAAAATCAAAAAAGTAGTGATTATTCAAATGTAAAAGATTTATTCCGTCCAGGACATGCTGATTTTACATATTTTAATAAATATGGAACAAGAGATTATAGAGGTGGAGGAAGAAGTAGTGCTAGAGAAACAGCTGCTAGAGTTGCTGCTGGTGCTATTGCTAAACTTTTATTAAAAGAATTAAATATAGATATCAAAAGTGGAATTTGTGAAATAGATGGAATTCAAGCTTCAACATTTGATTTTGAGAATGTTTCTAATTCTGAAATATTTGCTTTAGATAAAAATGTTGAAGAAGCTCAAAAAAATGCTATTTTAGAAGCTAAAAATTCACATAATAGTGTTGGTGGAGTTGCACTTATAAATGTAACAAATCCTCCTATTGGTCTTGGTGAACCACTTTATTTTAAACTAGATTCTCAAATAGCAAATGCAATGATGGGAATAAATGCTGTAAAAGCTGTTGAAATTGGAGATGGAGCACTTTCTTCAAGAGTAAAAGGTTATGATAATAATGACCAAATAAGAAAATCTGGATTTAAAACAAATCATAGTGGTGGAATTCTTGGTGGTATTTCAAATGGCGATGATATAAATGTAAAAGTTTATTTCAAAGCAACTCCATCAATTTTTATAGAACAAGAAACAATTGATATTTATGATAATGAAGTAGAATGTAAACTAAAAGGAAGACATGACCCTTGTGTTGCTGTACGTGGAAGTGTTGTTGCTGAATCTATGATGGCGTTAGTTCTTGCAGATATGGTATTACTTAATATGTCATCAAAAATGGAAAATGTTAAAAAAGTTTACAATAAATAA
- a CDS encoding M15 family metallopeptidase, protein MLKKFTINKILFLIILSSNLLANDANKFVQAYPDFIKEVSNNHLIWNDNEKMIFDDKIENKTFQEKLNNPSLKNQLDIPYIKLSENKDYIPSKNEDAGRIRYEPFFKKMYGSNQKEVKQNLVKIIWLPKSSKKVLWVNKINDIDKKLESISNEIEQLPNNIKSFAQYPSGAFNWRKISETNRLSVHSFGIAIDLNVKDSHYWLWDKGKKDFTYKNKIPLEIVEIFEKYGFIWGGRWYHYDTMHFEYRPELLN, encoded by the coding sequence ATGTTAAAAAAGTTTACAATAAATAAAATTCTTTTTCTTATTATTCTTTCTTCAAATTTATTAGCAAATGATGCTAATAAATTTGTTCAAGCTTATCCTGATTTTATAAAAGAAGTTTCAAATAACCACTTAATTTGGAATGATAATGAGAAAATGATTTTCGATGATAAAATTGAAAATAAAACTTTTCAAGAAAAACTAAATAATCCTTCATTAAAAAATCAACTAGATATTCCATATATAAAACTATCTGAAAATAAAGATTATATACCTTCAAAAAATGAAGATGCTGGAAGAATAAGATATGAACCATTTTTTAAAAAAATGTATGGTTCAAATCAAAAAGAAGTAAAACAAAATCTTGTAAAAATTATATGGTTACCCAAAAGCTCTAAAAAAGTATTATGGGTTAATAAAATAAATGACATAGATAAAAAATTAGAATCTATATCAAATGAAATAGAACAACTTCCAAATAATATAAAATCTTTTGCCCAATATCCAAGTGGAGCTTTTAATTGGCGAAAGATTAGTGAAACAAACAGATTAAGTGTTCATAGTTTTGGAATTGCAATTGATTTGAATGTTAAAGATTCACATTACTGGCTTTGGGATAAAGGCAAAAAAGATTTTACTTATAAAAATAAAATACCTTTGGAAATTGTAGAAATTTTTGAAAAATATGGATTTATTTGGGGAGGGAGATGGTATCATTATGACACCATGCATTTTGAATATCGTCCAGAACTTCTTAATTAA
- the htpX gene encoding zinc metalloprotease HtpX: protein MEQIKTVFLLTFLTVLFVFIGYSFGGTNGMLIAFLIAGGMNFYAYYYSDQQVLKHYDATPLEDVRHPVYRITQRLTQKAGLPMPKVYLIPDHTPNAFATGRNHEHAAVAVTMGLYEMLNEEELEGVIAHELSHIKHYDILIGTIAAVFAGAIAMIANMMQFGAMFTNSNDRQSSNPIMMIVMAILLPIAASIIQMTVSRSREFMADEGAARMTGNPAGLQSALAKLENYARSGHQIHNATEQTAHMFIINPFSGLKSNIGNLFRTHPTTEDRIARLEELKFELKRR from the coding sequence ATGGAGCAAATAAAAACAGTTTTTCTACTTACATTTCTAACCGTATTATTCGTATTTATTGGTTATTCATTTGGTGGAACAAATGGAATGTTAATAGCATTTTTAATAGCTGGTGGTATGAATTTTTATGCTTATTATTATTCAGACCAACAAGTGCTAAAACATTATGATGCTACACCTTTAGAAGATGTTAGACATCCAGTTTATAGAATTACACAAAGATTAACACAAAAAGCTGGGCTTCCTATGCCAAAAGTTTATTTAATACCTGATCATACTCCAAATGCTTTTGCAACAGGAAGAAACCATGAACATGCTGCTGTTGCTGTTACTATGGGATTATATGAGATGTTAAATGAAGAAGAATTAGAAGGTGTAATTGCCCATGAATTATCACATATAAAACATTATGATATTTTAATTGGAACAATTGCAGCAGTTTTTGCAGGAGCAATTGCAATGATTGCAAATATGATGCAATTTGGTGCAATGTTTACTAATAGTAACGATAGACAAAGCTCAAATCCAATTATGATGATAGTTATGGCAATTTTACTTCCAATAGCAGCTTCAATTATTCAAATGACAGTTAGTAGAAGTAGAGAGTTTATGGCTGATGAAGGAGCTGCTAGAATGACAGGAAATCCAGCTGGTCTTCAAAGTGCTTTAGCAAAACTTGAAAATTATGCAAGAAGTGGACATCAAATACATAATGCAACTGAACAAACAGCTCATATGTTTATTATAAATCCATTTTCAGGTTTAAAATCAAATATTGGAAATTTATTTAGAACTCATCCAACAACTGAAGATAGAATTGCAAGACTTGAAGAGTTAAAATTTGAGTTAAAAAGAAGATAA
- a CDS encoding 5'-nucleotidase has translation MGYDLNKKLVIAISSRALFNLEDENKIFEEKGLDEYYKYQIENEDVLPKKGTGFRLVKNLLRINEDFPDDKQVEVIIMSRNNSATSLRITKSIEKYKLDIARSAWSGGSDISKYLKPFKVDLFLSANEQDVQEAINEGIAAARILPYENDEDEFSTQVKIAFDGDAVLFSEESEIIYKTQGLNAFLEYEKQNASNPMKSGPFAQLLRVISNIQAKYHEEQTPIRTALITARNSPAHERVIRTLSQWGVRLDEAFFLGGVDKYEVVKAFGADIFFDDQDVHLENTSKVTPSAKVPYKKESILNNI, from the coding sequence TTGGGATATGATTTAAACAAAAAATTAGTAATAGCCATTTCATCAAGAGCTTTATTTAATTTAGAAGATGAAAATAAAATATTTGAAGAAAAAGGTTTAGATGAATATTATAAATATCAAATTGAAAATGAAGATGTATTACCAAAAAAAGGAACAGGTTTTAGATTAGTTAAAAACCTATTGAGAATCAATGAAGATTTTCCTGATGATAAACAAGTAGAAGTTATTATTATGTCAAGGAATAATTCTGCAACAAGTTTAAGAATTACAAAATCTATAGAAAAATATAAACTTGATATTGCAAGGTCAGCTTGGAGTGGCGGAAGTGATATTTCAAAATATTTAAAACCATTTAAAGTTGATTTATTTCTTTCAGCAAATGAACAAGATGTTCAAGAAGCAATAAATGAAGGAATAGCAGCAGCTAGAATTTTACCTTATGAAAATGATGAAGATGAATTTTCAACTCAAGTAAAAATTGCTTTTGATGGTGATGCGGTTTTATTTTCAGAAGAATCAGAAATTATTTATAAAACACAAGGATTAAATGCATTTTTAGAATATGAAAAACAAAATGCCTCAAATCCTATGAAAAGTGGTCCTTTTGCACAATTATTAAGAGTTATTTCAAATATTCAAGCAAAATATCATGAAGAACAAACTCCAATTAGAACGGCACTTATAACAGCTAGAAATTCTCCTGCACATGAAAGGGTAATAAGAACCCTTTCTCAATGGGGAGTAAGACTTGATGAAGCTTTCTTTTTAGGAGGAGTGGACAAATATGAAGTAGTAAAAGCTTTTGGTGCAGATATCTTTTTTGATGACCAAGATGTGCATCTTGAAAATACTTCTAAAGTGACTCCAAGTGCTAAAGTACCCTATAAAAAAGAGTCAATTTTAAATAATATTTAG
- a CDS encoding SixA phosphatase family protein translates to MKKLYIVRHTKKEDEDLNQDDYDRELSEDGKTEAKNIAENFAKKNPQIDLIVASPAKRTRDTAEIFAKALNYKKTIMLNEVLYMAFVTELLETISYTFDTVDSMLLVGHNPSLTALAVTLVGFKEKFEMGGIMEINFDCDSWIEISKENAILVNYEKPL, encoded by the coding sequence ATGAAAAAACTTTATATTGTACGACATACAAAAAAAGAGGATGAAGACTTAAATCAAGATGATTATGATAGAGAATTATCAGAAGATGGAAAAACTGAAGCAAAAAATATTGCTGAGAATTTTGCAAAAAAAAATCCTCAAATTGATTTAATAGTAGCTAGTCCAGCAAAAAGAACAAGAGATACAGCAGAAATATTTGCAAAAGCATTAAACTATAAAAAAACTATCATGTTAAATGAAGTTTTATATATGGCATTTGTAACTGAGTTACTTGAAACTATCTCTTATACATTTGATACTGTTGATTCTATGTTATTAGTAGGTCATAATCCATCATTAACTGCTTTAGCTGTAACATTAGTTGGCTTTAAAGAGAAGTTTGAAATGGGTGGAATTATGGAAATAAATTTTGATTGTGATAGTTGGATTGAAATTTCAAAAGAGAATGCTATTTTAGTAAACTACGAAAAACCTCTATAA